In a single window of the Acinetobacter tibetensis genome:
- a CDS encoding RidA family protein, which translates to MSRQVIHTENAPAAIGTYSQAILVGETLYLSGQIGLDPYSMELVEGIEAQIRRVFDNLKAVCEAAGGSLADIAKLNIFLTDLSNFQLVNQIMGEYFAQPYPARAALGVASLPKGALVEMDGIVIIPQ; encoded by the coding sequence ATGTCCCGCCAAGTTATTCATACTGAAAATGCCCCTGCTGCGATTGGTACTTATTCTCAAGCAATTCTCGTTGGTGAAACACTTTATCTTTCAGGGCAAATCGGTTTAGATCCGTACAGTATGGAATTGGTAGAAGGCATTGAGGCACAAATTCGCCGAGTTTTTGATAACTTAAAAGCCGTGTGTGAAGCTGCAGGTGGTTCACTTGCCGACATCGCCAAACTCAATATCTTTTTAACTGATTTATCTAATTTCCAACTGGTCAACCAAATTATGGGTGAATATTTTGCTCAACCTTATCCAGCACGTGCTGCGCTAGGTGTGGCAAGTCTACCTAAAGGAGCGTTGGTCGAGATGGATGGTATTGTGATTATTCCACAATAA
- a CDS encoding RelA/SpoT family protein, with protein sequence MPGAEVSQAKQQLKVIVDAYLNESEVERVLAACDYADIAHDGITRKSGEPYILHPIAVSCILAHMRLDVETLMAALLHDVIEDTDFSKEDIKEKFGLTVAELVDGVTKLSHSSDKEYNKAASFRKILQATLQDPRVIIIKLADRYHNMTTLESLRPDKRARIAQETFDVFVPMARLVGMNEMADNLEHLCYQNLDLDMFNNVQEALLKTKPKRCEYQALWEKNLTALLQQNQISGRIKKKNNNIELLRHFVKNDIDLQELTHSHAFEIILQSIADCDNLAETLKEHFQVLSYQDHIRRPLPGGNQSLMLRLKGEKTTLSLTLQTELMRKAARYGVVLGENAPQACRSAIQASMQNLNVLIDSSCAKTTFNDLLDYLHQEKIWVYTPHGQLHELPQGATAVDFAYSASLFLGNHAIGAKINGETKPLSTPLVSGQVIEIITDVLATPNPDWLSFINTQKARRAIQNILRDQDVEEQQLVGEQALNRALRLFHRSTYDLTEDDWLDLLQWRHLDSKNRLFQQIAVGDLLPQLVANHLFAQDQSIEDHNSDRLIQGTEGVDVKYAHCCNPMLGDPIQGHLSRRGLIVHRARCHNLLHEQHLHPENIMPLQWSSEDLDDVSFTAYLCIDMEMDDEQISDLIYQCRKAKTGVEMVRNYDHKTYVNIVVNNRKQIAQIIRDLRMHYGFPRITRLAVPLNMTEASIAS encoded by the coding sequence ATGCCAGGCGCAGAAGTCAGCCAAGCCAAACAACAACTCAAAGTGATTGTCGACGCTTATCTCAATGAAAGCGAAGTCGAGCGAGTGCTTGCGGCCTGCGATTATGCCGATATTGCGCATGATGGAATTACGCGGAAAAGTGGTGAGCCATACATCCTGCACCCGATTGCAGTCAGTTGTATTTTGGCACACATGCGCTTAGATGTAGAAACCCTGATGGCCGCATTGCTACATGATGTGATTGAAGACACCGATTTTAGCAAAGAAGATATTAAAGAGAAATTTGGTCTGACCGTGGCAGAACTGGTCGATGGTGTCACTAAACTGAGCCATTCCAGCGATAAAGAATACAACAAAGCCGCTTCATTCCGAAAAATTTTACAAGCTACTCTACAAGATCCACGTGTCATTATTATTAAATTAGCTGACCGCTATCATAACATGACCACACTGGAGTCTTTACGTCCAGATAAACGTGCACGCATTGCTCAAGAAACCTTTGATGTGTTTGTACCAATGGCACGTTTAGTGGGCATGAATGAAATGGCCGATAATCTTGAACATTTGTGCTATCAAAATCTTGATTTAGACATGTTCAATAATGTTCAGGAAGCCTTGCTTAAAACCAAGCCCAAACGCTGTGAATACCAAGCCTTATGGGAAAAAAATCTGACTGCACTCTTACAACAAAATCAAATCAGTGGTCGGATTAAAAAGAAAAATAACAATATTGAGCTACTCCGTCACTTCGTCAAAAACGATATCGATTTGCAAGAATTGACCCATAGTCATGCCTTTGAAATTATTCTGCAAAGCATTGCCGATTGTGACAATCTCGCTGAAACCTTAAAAGAACATTTTCAAGTTCTATCTTATCAAGACCATATTCGACGACCATTGCCTGGCGGCAACCAGTCGCTCATGCTGCGCCTAAAAGGTGAAAAAACGACTCTCTCCCTGACCTTACAAACCGAATTGATGCGTAAGGCTGCGCGTTATGGCGTTGTATTGGGTGAAAATGCGCCTCAAGCCTGCCGTTCTGCTATTCAAGCCTCCATGCAAAACTTAAATGTTTTAATTGATAGCAGTTGTGCAAAAACCACCTTTAACGATTTACTAGATTATTTACACCAAGAAAAAATTTGGGTGTATACCCCACACGGGCAATTACATGAATTACCACAAGGCGCAACTGCCGTGGATTTTGCCTATTCAGCGAGTCTTTTTTTAGGCAACCATGCGATCGGAGCGAAGATTAATGGCGAAACTAAGCCCTTATCTACCCCGCTTGTGAGTGGACAAGTGATTGAAATTATTACCGATGTACTCGCCACTCCAAATCCTGATTGGCTCAGCTTTATTAACACCCAAAAAGCCCGACGCGCCATTCAAAATATCCTCCGAGATCAAGATGTAGAAGAACAACAATTGGTTGGTGAACAAGCACTCAACCGTGCCCTAAGACTTTTCCATCGCTCAACATATGACCTGACTGAAGATGATTGGTTAGATCTTCTACAATGGCGTCATCTAGATTCCAAAAATCGTTTATTCCAACAAATTGCCGTGGGTGACTTGTTACCACAACTGGTTGCCAATCATTTATTTGCTCAAGATCAATCCATTGAAGATCATAACTCTGACCGCCTTATTCAAGGTACGGAGGGTGTGGATGTCAAATATGCACATTGCTGTAATCCCATGCTAGGCGATCCAATTCAAGGGCATCTTTCACGTCGTGGATTAATCGTGCATCGTGCCCGTTGCCACAACCTGCTGCATGAGCAACATTTACATCCTGAAAATATCATGCCACTGCAATGGTCTTCCGAAGACCTCGACGATGTCAGCTTTACAGCCTATCTTTGCATTGACATGGAGATGGACGATGAACAGATTTCAGATTTAATCTATCAATGCCGTAAAGCCAAAACAGGGGTAGAAATGGTGCGCAATTACGACCATAAAACCTATGTGAATATTGTGGTCAATAATCGCAAACAAATAGCCCAGATCATTCGTGACTTACGCATGCACTACGGTTTTCCACGCATTACCCGCCTAGCCGTACCACTGAATATGACTGAAGCTTCTATAGCAAGTTAA
- the bfr gene encoding heteropolymeric bacterioferritin subunit Bfr, producing the protein MKGNRDVINQLNQVLYHHLTAINQYFLHSRMFNDWGIEQLGSAEYKESIRQMKHADKIIERILFLEGLPNLQHLGKLYIGQHTAEVLNCDIRKVKENIESIKTAVTLAEQTLDYVTRDLVQEILEKEEEYWDWLTTQLDLVESIGIENYIQSQL; encoded by the coding sequence ATGAAAGGCAATCGCGATGTGATTAACCAGTTAAATCAGGTGCTCTATCATCATTTAACTGCTATTAACCAATATTTCCTACACTCAAGAATGTTTAATGACTGGGGCATTGAGCAATTGGGTTCTGCCGAATATAAAGAATCGATTCGTCAGATGAAACATGCCGATAAAATCATTGAACGGATTTTATTTTTAGAAGGCTTACCAAATTTACAACACCTCGGTAAACTTTATATCGGTCAACATACTGCTGAAGTTCTGAATTGCGATATTCGTAAAGTGAAAGAGAACATTGAAAGCATTAAAACAGCTGTGACTTTGGCTGAACAAACCTTAGACTATGTGACGCGTGATTTAGTTCAAGAGATCCTAGAAAAAGAAGAAGAATATTGGGATTGGCTCACCACTCAACTAGATTTAGTCGAAAGTATCGGTATTGAAAACTATATTCAAAGCCAACTCTAA
- the gmk gene encoding guanylate kinase has protein sequence MSGLLFVVSAASGTGKTSLVKALLERVSNLHVSVSHTTRGQRPGELDGVHYHFTQKENFLRLVDQGGFIEYAEVFGNYYGTAQATVKEQLAKGHDVLLEIDWQGAEQVRKLFPESIQIFILPPSQFDLRQRLSNRGTDSVEVIEHRLSCAVEDMQQFVNFDYVIINDDFNKALHDLESVITANRLVLTQQANRHQDLIQKLITPVES, from the coding sequence ATGTCGGGTCTCTTGTTTGTCGTTTCTGCTGCGTCAGGAACTGGCAAAACATCTCTCGTAAAAGCCCTACTTGAGCGTGTAAGTAATTTACATGTTTCTGTATCTCATACCACTCGTGGGCAGCGTCCTGGTGAACTTGATGGTGTACATTACCATTTCACTCAAAAAGAAAACTTTCTAAGGTTAGTGGATCAAGGCGGATTTATTGAGTATGCAGAAGTTTTTGGCAATTATTACGGCACTGCACAAGCAACTGTAAAAGAGCAACTCGCCAAAGGACATGATGTTTTACTGGAAATTGACTGGCAAGGTGCAGAACAAGTCCGCAAATTGTTCCCAGAATCAATACAGATTTTCATTTTACCGCCAAGCCAGTTTGATTTACGTCAACGTCTATCTAACCGTGGTACGGACAGTGTGGAAGTGATTGAACATCGTTTAAGTTGTGCAGTCGAAGACATGCAACAATTTGTCAATTTCGACTATGTCATTATTAATGATGACTTTAATAAAGCCTTGCATGATCTTGAATCTGTCATTACAGCAAACCGTTTGGTTCTGACGCAGCAAGCCAATCGTCATCAAGATTTAATTCAAAAGTTAATCACTCCAGTTGAATCGTGA
- a CDS encoding bacterioferritin-associated ferredoxin codes for MYVCLCRGITDQDIKDAVANGAESYREIRELLDLGTCCGRCAPEARAIISDEIAEIAGRIAVAA; via the coding sequence ATGTACGTATGTTTGTGTCGTGGTATTACAGATCAAGATATTAAAGATGCCGTTGCTAACGGTGCAGAAAGCTATCGTGAAATCCGCGAACTGCTTGATCTAGGCACATGCTGTGGTCGTTGTGCTCCTGAAGCGCGTGCCATCATCAGTGACGAAATTGCAGAAATTGCTGGACGTATTGCCGTCGCAGCTTAA
- a CDS encoding pilin, whose amino-acid sequence MNAQKGFTLIELMIVVAIIGILAAIALPAYQDYTIRTRITEGLTVAGDIQKQIASAPTLVDLKVAVDTWNAQALGDGAKSKYVNSVQALPDTGVITVTYNDATVGVAAAENTLVLSPYVQTGAAAVPTLAAALAAGQTGNVDWACVSKTDATADAQGLKGATKGTLQAKYAPSQCR is encoded by the coding sequence ATGAACGCTCAAAAGGGTTTCACTCTTATTGAATTAATGATCGTTGTTGCGATTATCGGTATTTTGGCTGCAATTGCACTTCCTGCATACCAAGACTACACGATTCGTACCCGTATTACTGAAGGTTTAACTGTTGCTGGCGATATTCAAAAACAAATCGCTAGTGCACCAACATTAGTAGACTTAAAAGTTGCAGTAGATACTTGGAATGCTCAAGCACTTGGTGATGGTGCCAAATCTAAATATGTAAACTCAGTGCAAGCTTTGCCTGATACTGGTGTAATTACTGTTACATATAATGATGCAACAGTAGGTGTTGCAGCTGCAGAAAATACTCTGGTTTTAAGCCCATATGTACAAACTGGTGCTGCTGCTGTACCTACTTTAGCTGCGGCTTTAGCTGCAGGTCAAACAGGTAATGTGGATTGGGCTTGTGTTTCAAAAACTGATGCAACTGCTGATGCACAAGGTTTGAAAGGTGCTACCAAAGGCACATTGCAAGCTAAATACGCGCCATCTCAATGCCGTTAA
- a CDS encoding LemA family protein: MPWIKNSALIVLLSGSLMLTGCGYNTLQVKDEAVTASWSEVQNQYQRRADLVPNLVNVVKGYAKHEEQVLTEVTQARANVAGLKVDKEVLEDPALFQKYQEAQGQLTGALSRLIAVSENYPDLKANEQFRDLQVQLEGTENRIAVARNRYITTVQDYNAYVRQFPQVMTAKVIGMHTKPNFSAEQSAQTAPKVSFD, encoded by the coding sequence ATGCCGTGGATTAAAAATAGTGCGTTGATTGTATTGTTGAGTGGCAGTTTGATGTTGACAGGCTGTGGCTATAACACGTTACAAGTCAAAGATGAAGCCGTGACCGCATCTTGGTCAGAAGTACAAAACCAGTATCAACGTCGTGCGGACTTGGTGCCGAATTTGGTTAATGTGGTAAAAGGCTATGCCAAACACGAAGAGCAAGTCCTTACAGAAGTCACACAAGCCAGAGCCAATGTGGCGGGTTTAAAAGTCGATAAAGAAGTGCTAGAAGATCCTGCACTTTTTCAAAAGTATCAAGAAGCACAAGGTCAGTTGACGGGTGCATTATCACGTTTAATTGCGGTGTCTGAAAATTACCCAGATTTAAAAGCCAATGAGCAATTCCGTGATTTGCAAGTGCAACTGGAAGGCACGGAAAACCGAATTGCTGTGGCACGCAATCGCTATATTACTACGGTGCAAGATTACAATGCCTATGTACGGCAATTCCCGCAGGTGATGACCGCAAAAGTCATTGGGATGCACACCAAGCCAAACTTTAGTGCAGAACAAAGCGCCCAAACTGCACCTAAAGTCTCCTTTGATTAA
- a CDS encoding PglL family O-oligosaccharyltransferase produces the protein MKFILSLLASVLIALAWLLPVHYRPWVTYTGELFAFLSLFALTAIFLQQKIKVPVLTLPLVAMAFIPLLQWVLGLEFFFSVALIASLFVFAFWLSMVLGYNLALTLKDREQVFTNLSYVLLVVGTITGLMAICQWLTIENHIPGIANLRSNRPYANFAQPNNMATFLILSLMASLYLFEKSKLKAWILSLCSLTILIALVLSQSRTSWVVCILFVAYFFYQQYKGYLRLKWYAMLTWVGLFIGLILVMPIVDHWLAQASHLAIADSPTAIERASSGHLRLGIWQQMFYAISDRPWFGYGWNQTSVAQVTVSEYYRISEWVRSSHNFVLDFLVWNGLLIGVPFLGYLIYLAYRLISRVSSTESVVGILMIVAVLVHALLEYPQNYAYFLLPLGFIVGLVLSQETQLKVWNLAPKYTQMMFVVGGLLLVLIHRDYMVAVPKLNQSMRYEHTPEKITNHDRIYVLDELSRRIAWIRLNPNTVLSKAELQQIHEMVQCYPTKYDLLKYARVLAFNGDEQGARHQLWLLKELKHVDVSYESLLEPAQ, from the coding sequence ATGAAATTTATTCTTTCTTTACTTGCCAGTGTACTTATAGCATTGGCTTGGCTTTTACCCGTTCACTATCGTCCGTGGGTGACCTATACAGGTGAATTGTTTGCTTTTCTATCCTTGTTTGCACTCACCGCTATTTTTCTTCAGCAAAAAATAAAAGTACCAGTTTTGACACTTCCATTAGTCGCTATGGCATTTATTCCATTGCTGCAATGGGTATTGGGGCTAGAGTTTTTCTTCAGTGTGGCATTGATTGCCAGCCTTTTTGTCTTTGCTTTTTGGTTAAGTATGGTATTGGGTTATAACCTAGCTTTAACCTTAAAAGATCGAGAGCAAGTATTTACGAATTTGAGTTATGTATTGTTGGTCGTAGGTACAATCACAGGGCTGATGGCAATCTGTCAGTGGCTCACAATCGAAAATCATATTCCTGGTATTGCCAATTTGCGCAGTAATCGTCCTTATGCGAATTTTGCTCAGCCGAATAATATGGCCACTTTCCTTATTCTTTCGTTAATGGCGAGTCTGTATTTATTCGAGAAAAGTAAGCTTAAGGCTTGGATTTTAAGTCTATGCTCATTGACAATATTGATTGCGTTGGTTTTAAGCCAGTCTAGAACGTCATGGGTCGTCTGTATCTTATTTGTCGCTTATTTCTTCTATCAGCAATATAAAGGGTATTTGCGCCTCAAATGGTATGCAATGTTGACTTGGGTTGGCTTATTTATCGGGCTAATTTTAGTCATGCCAATCGTTGACCATTGGTTGGCACAAGCATCACATTTGGCAATTGCGGACTCGCCAACAGCGATTGAACGTGCAAGCTCAGGGCATTTGCGTTTGGGTATCTGGCAACAAATGTTTTATGCCATTTCAGACCGACCATGGTTTGGTTATGGTTGGAATCAGACCAGTGTCGCTCAGGTTACGGTAAGTGAATATTATCGTATTTCTGAATGGGTACGAAGCTCACATAATTTTGTGTTGGATTTCTTGGTATGGAATGGCTTGCTGATTGGTGTACCATTTCTGGGTTATTTAATTTATCTGGCATATCGCTTAATTAGTCGAGTAAGTTCCACAGAGTCGGTCGTCGGTATTCTGATGATTGTGGCGGTATTGGTGCATGCCTTATTGGAATATCCGCAGAACTATGCTTACTTCTTATTACCATTGGGTTTTATAGTAGGTTTGGTGCTGTCGCAGGAAACTCAACTTAAAGTTTGGAATTTAGCGCCCAAATATACGCAAATGATGTTTGTGGTCGGTGGCTTACTTTTGGTTTTAATTCATCGTGATTATATGGTGGCGGTGCCAAAACTGAATCAATCGATGCGTTATGAGCATACCCCTGAAAAAATTACCAATCATGACCGAATTTATGTTTTAGATGAACTGAGTCGCAGAATTGCATGGATTCGACTGAACCCGAACACGGTATTGAGTAAAGCTGAATTACAGCAAATTCATGAGATGGTGCAGTGCTATCCAACCAAATATGATTTGTTGAAATATGCCCGTGTTCTTGCTTTTAATGGGGATGAACAGGGAGCACGTCACCAATTATGGTTATTAAAAGAGTTGAAACATGTTGATGTGAGCTATGAATCTTTGTTAGAGCCAGCTCAATAA
- the rpoZ gene encoding DNA-directed RNA polymerase subunit omega: MARVTVEDCLDHVDNRFELVLVASKRARQLARQGIEPTVEWDNDKPTVVALREIAIGHVSKDILKQREQDYQTSSLDLALSANNLNLDGFSFQ; this comes from the coding sequence ATGGCACGCGTAACCGTTGAAGATTGTTTAGACCATGTAGACAACCGCTTTGAGCTTGTACTAGTGGCAAGCAAACGTGCGCGCCAACTCGCACGTCAAGGTATTGAACCAACTGTAGAATGGGACAACGACAAACCAACAGTTGTTGCTCTTCGTGAAATTGCAATTGGTCACGTTTCAAAAGATATTTTGAAACAACGTGAGCAAGACTACCAAACTTCAAGCCTTGATCTTGCACTTTCTGCAAACAATTTGAATTTAGATGGTTTCTCTTTCCAATAA
- a CDS encoding pilin, whose amino-acid sequence MAMERGFTLIELMIVVAIIALLAAIALPAYQDYTIRARVVEGITLAGSAKVAVASEAIISAGDLNRVATAWNTQATNKGATSKYVESVLIDPQSGEISILFKGDKVGIASTENLLILSPFVQVNGATTKPLKNALAAGESGVVDWACSSKTQEMAKKMDMLGATLGNIQPKFVPSSCR is encoded by the coding sequence ATGGCGATGGAACGAGGATTTACATTAATTGAATTGATGATAGTGGTTGCAATTATTGCGCTGCTTGCTGCTATTGCACTTCCAGCATATCAGGACTATACCATTAGAGCACGTGTGGTTGAGGGGATTACCTTAGCGGGTAGTGCTAAAGTTGCTGTAGCGTCAGAGGCAATTATTTCTGCTGGAGATCTTAACCGCGTCGCAACTGCATGGAATACGCAGGCTACAAATAAGGGGGCTACAAGTAAATATGTGGAAAGTGTATTAATTGATCCTCAGAGTGGGGAAATAAGTATTTTGTTTAAGGGGGATAAAGTTGGTATTGCCTCAACTGAAAATCTCTTGATTCTTAGTCCTTTTGTTCAAGTTAATGGAGCTACAACAAAACCTTTAAAAAATGCATTGGCTGCAGGAGAAAGTGGTGTAGTAGATTGGGCATGTTCGTCAAAAACGCAAGAAATGGCAAAAAAAATGGATATGCTAGGGGCAACTTTAGGTAATATACAACCTAAATTTGTTCCATCAAGTTGCCGTTAA
- the tfpZ gene encoding TfpX/TfpZ family type IV pilin accessory protein, with protein MKTAKFKFIATHLTVSLCVALLTMYVVFFCWYLLPLNKATGVTHLFLMMLAIDIILGPFLVWLVYKEGKKSLKFDLCVIILIQIIALSYGVFKIADGRPVWIIYNVDRFELIRNNEIVIESNNQIKSDFRQASWFQPRFAATEFAKDSKQRNREMFAEITAGISIAQRPERYVSLFKAKQQIKQRAQNLGQLTLFNDKRSVETLLGQYPKANAYLPLKANALDMTVLINKDTAEIIKIVDLRPWK; from the coding sequence ATGAAAACAGCAAAATTTAAATTTATAGCTACACATTTAACGGTTTCTTTGTGTGTAGCGCTATTGACTATGTATGTAGTATTTTTTTGCTGGTATTTATTGCCTTTAAATAAAGCGACAGGAGTAACGCATTTATTTTTAATGATGTTAGCAATAGATATAATATTGGGTCCTTTTTTGGTTTGGTTGGTTTATAAGGAGGGGAAGAAAAGTCTTAAATTTGATCTATGTGTGATTATTCTTATACAAATTATTGCATTAAGTTATGGGGTATTTAAAATTGCTGACGGGAGACCTGTATGGATTATCTATAATGTTGATCGTTTTGAGCTGATTCGGAATAATGAAATTGTGATTGAATCAAATAATCAGATTAAATCAGATTTTAGACAGGCTTCTTGGTTTCAACCTAGATTTGCTGCTACTGAGTTTGCAAAAGATTCAAAACAGAGAAATCGAGAAATGTTTGCTGAAATCACCGCAGGTATTTCTATAGCACAGCGACCTGAGCGTTATGTTTCTTTATTTAAAGCCAAACAGCAAATTAAACAGAGAGCGCAAAATTTAGGACAACTAACGTTATTTAATGATAAGAGAAGCGTTGAAACATTATTGGGCCAATACCCCAAAGCGAATGCTTATTTACCATTAAAAGCTAATGCCTTAGATATGACTGTTTTAATCAATAAAGATACGGCTGAGATTATTAAAATTGTTGACCTGCGTCCATGGAAATAA
- a CDS encoding TPM domain-containing protein: MVTKTDSTQIVTTPNVQEYVQPSFKRWLKHCFYFSNTRRYFKSVDLQQIAAAVQDAEQGHVGEIQVVIEGHLPCLQAYRQNTRKRAEQLFAELGVWDTEHNSGVLFYLNLCERKVELVFDRGLQQMTEQEVWNSICQNLVQQFGQHQYNEAVIHAISSIGKLLQKFYAEKEIEQINELPNEPIILD; this comes from the coding sequence ATGGTAACAAAAACAGATTCAACTCAAATAGTCACAACACCGAATGTGCAAGAGTATGTTCAACCCAGTTTTAAACGTTGGTTAAAGCATTGTTTTTATTTTTCAAATACGCGACGCTATTTTAAATCTGTTGATTTGCAGCAAATCGCAGCGGCTGTACAGGATGCAGAACAAGGGCATGTCGGTGAGATTCAAGTAGTAATTGAAGGGCATTTACCATGTTTACAAGCCTATCGGCAAAATACACGAAAACGTGCAGAGCAGTTGTTTGCAGAATTGGGTGTGTGGGATACCGAACACAATAGTGGAGTATTATTTTACTTAAATTTATGTGAGCGAAAGGTGGAGTTGGTTTTTGATCGTGGATTGCAGCAAATGACGGAGCAAGAAGTATGGAATTCAATTTGTCAGAACTTGGTGCAGCAATTTGGCCAACATCAGTATAATGAGGCGGTCATACACGCAATTTCTAGTATCGGCAAATTATTGCAAAAATTTTATGCTGAAAAAGAAATTGAGCAAATTAATGAATTACCCAATGAGCCAATTATTCTAGATTAA
- a CDS encoding TPM domain-containing protein, with translation MYRLKYPIQQATRFLFGALLSLIFCSICWAETSPTIDNSEDAVVIGQVIQQAKKGAQSLAPEQQAASSAQVANDLADGNIRQLPSLNTPVIDQANILSDSDKQALNQHILKLYEQGKAQIGVVIVSTTGQEAIFDYAMRVAEQWQLGTAKRDNGLLMVIAINDRKIQILTGYGLEGVLPDIVAGRIIRNEITPYFKKAEYAQGIQSGLNEIERILNLDPEIAQQAAQELQEQQAQALHEQKARSQFWTSALIIIVVGAFASMMVGKRLSAATAGVAGVVAGLVSGVGVLTSLLVGAGIFLLLVTSLAQLILQILASGSGRGSGGGGFGGGGGYRGGGGGFGGGGASGSW, from the coding sequence ATGTATCGCTTAAAGTACCCCATCCAACAGGCGACACGGTTCCTGTTCGGTGCTTTGCTGTCTTTAATTTTCTGTTCAATTTGCTGGGCTGAGACATCTCCGACTATCGATAATTCAGAAGATGCTGTGGTGATTGGTCAGGTTATTCAGCAGGCGAAAAAAGGCGCTCAATCTTTAGCCCCTGAACAACAGGCAGCATCCTCAGCACAAGTTGCAAATGATTTGGCTGATGGGAACATCCGCCAATTGCCAAGTCTAAATACGCCTGTGATTGATCAAGCCAATATTTTGTCTGATTCAGATAAACAGGCCTTGAACCAACATATTTTAAAATTGTATGAGCAAGGTAAGGCGCAAATTGGTGTGGTGATTGTGTCGACTACAGGGCAGGAAGCCATTTTTGATTATGCCATGCGAGTGGCTGAACAATGGCAGTTGGGAACGGCTAAGCGTGATAATGGCTTACTCATGGTTATTGCGATCAATGATCGTAAAATTCAGATCTTAACGGGTTACGGTTTAGAAGGGGTGCTGCCCGATATCGTGGCTGGGCGCATTATTCGTAACGAGATCACCCCTTATTTTAAAAAAGCTGAATATGCACAAGGCATTCAATCGGGACTCAATGAAATTGAGCGAATCTTAAATTTAGACCCTGAAATTGCACAACAAGCAGCACAAGAATTACAAGAGCAACAAGCTCAGGCATTACATGAACAAAAAGCACGATCACAATTTTGGACCTCTGCCTTAATTATTATTGTGGTTGGCGCCTTTGCATCGATGATGGTTGGTAAACGCCTCAGTGCAGCGACTGCGGGTGTGGCAGGTGTGGTTGCAGGCTTGGTCAGTGGTGTAGGTGTATTGACCAGTCTATTGGTAGGTGCAGGTATTTTCTTACTGCTCGTTACCTCTTTGGCGCAGTTGATCTTGCAAATACTGGCTTCAGGCTCTGGGCGGGGTTCAGGTGGAGGCGGCTTTGGTGGAGGGGGCGGCTATCGAGGCGGTGGCGGCGGTTTTGGTGGAGGAGGTGCTTCAGGCTCATGGTAA